The DNA sequence TACCTAATACCTTCGTCCTTCGGATAAATATCTGACTCTGGAATGCGTTAGATAGAAAATTCTCTCGTCTTACAAGCCTGGCAAGACATACAAACTACAAGATCATGATtagaagaaaaaacaacaacaaattaGCAGACGAAGTCAGTGCGCGGATCGCAGATGTCGTATCGCAAGAAGGGGAAGGACAACAGGCCGCTGTAACGCTCGGTGTCGCAAGGCTCCTCGGGGACCAACAATCCAACACCCGTGATCCACCCATCTCATTTTTACATCCCCAGCTCGAATAAAACTCGTCCAAAAAGGCAGTCCAGTCCAACCGCCCTTTGATGGCAGGGAATGACGATCAGCTGGATTCAAGGGATCAGAATCCTCGTCCTCGGCCGCGTCCACCtctgccaccaccaccacgtcCACGCCCACGATCTCCACCGCGGCCTCTTCCACGGCCTCTGATATCCTCCTTTTTTCGTCCCTTGGGTTTGGGAGCATCATCGACCAGCAGAGTATCAAGAGGCAGGGCATCAGGAAGGATGAAGTAGCGGATGTTGTTTCCACGAATGGATAGTGAGTCCAGAGAAACGGGATCGCGATTACGCGTCGTCATTTTCACCGTCTTGAGATACGTGTTCATCTGCATATCAACACCTGAATTGAAGGATACAAACTAGCCATCGGTACTTTGAAAAGGACGCGCCAATCGAAGTCATGCATACCAGTGATTGTTCCATGAACAACAGATCCATTTTTCAGTTCTATCGTCACTGTTTCATTGTTCAGCTTCATCAAAAATCTAGGGAAAGCACGAATCAGTATGAATTGTTATAACATGCATCCATGCCGCGCGATCGAAGTCCAGGGAGACGTTCAGAGTATGCGATAATGAGTGGTTTTTGCAGTTAATTCCCCCACTTCGTATAGCCCATAATCCATCGTAGCGAGATTAAGATAAACGTCCGCAACGAAAACACCCTCTGCATCCAGAGTTCAAAGCGAAAATGAATGTGATTGCTAGCACTTACCTGACGAGCTTCATGATGAGTACTAGAGGCTTTGGCCTTCTTTAATTGAGGAAAATGTTGATATGTGCACCAGGCTACCTATACAAAGCCTGTGGGGTCCGTTGAAGGGCAATAATGGCTGAGAGTCGGCGGTGATGTTGGGCACGAAAAGAACGTTGTCGTAACGCTTTGTCACATATGTCACGCGTTGTCTTTCCTGTTTCGGACAACAGAAACCTGCTCAACTTTCACATTCCAACTCGTTCAGTTTCGAACTCAATGTCGTCGATTCAGGAGGAAAAAGACAGCATAAATCATTCTCCGATACATATTGAGGTAACTAAGATACAATTGCTTGTCAAATTCGTTCGAAGCTGCCTACTTCAAGCAGAAACAATCAAACACCAGGTCCAACTCCCTGCCAAATCTGCCAAGCAAGTTATGGGATATTAAAGATACATTCAAATACGCCCCGCCTAAACCCGAGGGAGATGCATGGGCTCTGCTGTTAGACCCATTGATTAAGAAGGACAGAGTTCAATGTGATGCTTGGAAAGACGAAGTACAGAATTTGCTCATTTTCGTGAGTGTACATCTCTGAGTCGCAAAGGCGTGAATTAACCCCGTCTTCCTTATTAGGCTGGACTGTTTTCTGCAGTTGTTACCACTTTCATCGCTGAATCGTACAAAAACCTGCAGGCGGACCCCAATGATACCATTGTTGGCCTTCTTTCCCAGATAGCTTCGCAAACGGATCGCTCTCTCAATACAACAACGGTCAAATGGGAGCCTGCAAACTCTTTTGTACCCACCTCATCCTCTATTCGGGTCAACGTTTTTTGGTTTATAAGTCTCGTTCTCAGCTTGGCCACAGTTGTTATTGGCATTGTCTCTCTACAATGGCTGAGAGAGCATCAAGCATATGAATCCGACCTTTCTTCACGGGAGAAATATGCATTATACAATATGCGAGCTGATGGTATAAAAAAATGGCACGTTGACAAAATTTTCACCTCCTTGCCACTATTACTACAGTCTGCTCTGGTCCTCTTCTTGGGAGGAATCATCGACTTTCTCCATGCTATTGGATACTGGGCCGTCACTATCCCTGTTGCTGTTGTaatttctttcatcttgcTGTTTCTTATCGCTACGACACTTCTCCCTTGTCTCCAAGTGCTGTCCCTCTACGTCTATTTTCCACGCAGGAATGGTACAGTCCCAAAGTTTGTTGCTCCACCGAGTCAGTGCCCATACAAATCACCACAATCCCATGCAGTGCGACGGATATTTATTTCAGTTGCACAACTATATGATAGGGTTGCAATGTTACATATCCCAAGGCTTCTTCACCAAGTTATGCATTACCTTAGGAAACCTTTCACCAGGTCTGCTCCCTTTCAGCCTGGTTACTACTCCTTTCACCCTTTTACAGTCTACCTTGGACACGCTGCCCGTTCGCATTGGTGGGGCTGCTTTGATCTAGCGTGGCTGAACATACGAGACGCCTATATGCGACGTTTATTTGGTCAACAACTCGATTTTGGAGGAATGTTGGGCCAGGAGGACTACCAGATTTTTCCAACTTATGACATTGTGATGGGGTTGCTTTCTCAGAATGACGAAAAGTCAACTGCGATTCCGGCCTATCACTGTTTCGACGAAATATCATTGATGCGCGATAATCAACGCTGGTACCGTCAATATGTGTATTTGTACCGCCTTGTGGCAAATGGCTTTGAACTCGAAGACGATACTTGCTTGGCGGATTTTTCTCTATGACTAGCGCCCTCTACCCCCATCAAACGGCCTACTCCAGCCTTCTTCGTCAACAAAATCTTTTCGCCTTTGTTGGAGGTTATAAAAGCTACAGACGCATTGAACTATTTACAAAGCATTCATTTGAACTGAGTTTACAGTTaatgaagtattatcttcGGGAAGAAAATGGGCTACGCAACGCCAAGCTTGGGGAACAAAAAATCCCTGAGTGTTTTAAAATCCAGGGAGGCTACTATTCGTTATCTCTAGAAAGTCCAGACGGTATGGTTTCCGAGCAATGAACACTTTTCTATTTCCCTAATTGATGATTATACAGCTCTAGAGTTCTCGTTGCAATTTGGAGAGGTTGCGCTGTTAATGTTGCGCCGGCTCGAGACGTACGGCAACATAAAGGAAACCACTCTATCTGCTTCTTCTATCCAACAACACCAGTTAGCAGATTTTATGTCACTTATAGGAGTCCTCAGCAGTCAACGGAAATTTATTCTCGGTAGAATGCAAAAAGATTCTCGCCAACCCGCTACTGAGCCGGACATCTTTACATcaatcctttctttcttggaGGAGCATTTGACAAGCAAGGTGTTGGAAATGATGTCGGCCCCAGCATCGTCTGACCAGCACCATCACCCGAGTCTGCTTTTTTACTTGGCTGCGCTTTACTGTGAGAGTGTCATGATTGATGATCTGCGCCAGTGTAAATCGCTGCTCGCTGCGCTTTGCATATACAAGGAGCTCACCATAGACAAAGGTCTGTCTGACCCGGCCATCGAGGCGGCGTTGAGCGCGCGACGCGTTAGTTTTTGGCTTGACATCGGGGAGCCCTTTTCGGAAGGGTGGTGGGATCATTTCATGGGTCAAGTTCAAAAGGCGTCTGCTGAACTGGGGGTTGATGATCCGGAGTCGACTGGGCAGTATGGATTTGCTTAGAGCTCTTATGATAGCTGTTACTGGCACGAGAATTACATTGTTAGCAGGAGAATTGTAAGTTATTCAGAGAATTTGGCTGCCTCCTCCTTTGCAATTTGACGGCCTTTTTCCTTTGAAGAACGACCAATATGCTTACCAAGGAACGAGATTCGACTAGTCATTAATAATCGTCAATTCTCGGTCTCGCTCAATTGGAGACACAGTCAAACTGGGCTTGACATTTGTTGGACAATATTTTTAGCCTTCCTGTCTGTGGGCATGCGTCGAGGCTCGTAATGTCAACCGTCCAGAGTCATGGGGAATTTAAAATCGCAGTATAAGTACAGCTTTTGTTGCGCTCTCTGCATCGGTCTGTTACCTAGAAAGTGTACCGCTCCTAGACAGACTTCGATATGATGTGACACGTTTGGGGGAAGTGGCGTTCAATCGGCAGACACGGCATGGCATTTTTGACATCTCGCCTAATTTCACCCCTCTGGATTTTACACTGACCACGCTCTACGTACTCGTTAGAGGGTTATAGATTCCCGCTTCTCGAGGCTTCTACGGATTGATAACCAACCAGAAAGGTGTTAGACACAGAAATtcccttgttttttttcatcGCTTCTATCGAGGGCTATATCATAGTACTCCCAAGTACTTAAGTCTCACAACAGTTGGGTGCTACCGCGCCAGGCTGCTCTTCACACGCCGAAGTCAAGTtgtttttggatttttgggGCATGAATTATGAATAGACCCCAACATTTCGGCATGAAAAATTTATGGTAGCATAGGTTTCTGAGATATCGGACTCAGCAAAGAACATCTGCAGCTGGGTTACCGTAGATACGACGATCTTCTTCACCCCCAAAAACATGTACGTGTTCAAACTCCTGTTGCGTTTTTAGAAAATTACGACTGATGGTTACAAATTCCACAATCAGATAATGTCTGTAAATACAACCTCAACTGCAGATCCTTCAAAGGCTACAGACATTCGCACGTTAACCATTTCAGGTATTCAAAATGTCTCTGGGCTTCTACCGCTCTTGGGTACAGAGCAATGTGAAGAGCATGTCACCAGCACCTTAGACCGTGGATTTCTTTATGCTGCTGGGGCACCTATGTCGATGTTTGGAAGCTTAGGCATCATCAAAGCCGGGTTTATTGCATTCTGGATTTCCATCGATAAGTCGCCACTACACGGTCCACGACTGTTAAAAAATGCAGGGTTTTCCTCAAAGGGGGTTTTGGGAAAGCTGGCGTATGCTATGGACACCAATGACAGCATCTGCGTCGCAGAAAATGACATACGTTCCATTCTCCAGTATTATCCAAGCATTGAAGTGCGCGTTAACATCCTGTGTTGGCGATGGATCCGGTGGAATCTCCTCTTGTCGTTTTGCACAGTCCTGTTGGGATCTTTGGGCTTGTTATCCTTTGTGGACATCATTAAATCCGATATAGCTCGCCGCCCATTTTCTCAGAATTGGATGTATCCTGTGCTACGTGTCTACGGCTCTGTGGTTGTTTCAATTGTAATCCAGTTGGTTATTCAACTTCGGATACTGGTGGTTGTACACGACCGAATTCGATTCCATGCCATGAACATTTGGTTTCAAAGAAATGGGAGATTGCCTCCCCATACGTGGAATCCAGAGTCCAGAGCAGCAGAAAGCTTATCGGGGACCCGGCACGATATATTAGCTGGTATGTCCTTTTTTCTGCTAATTTCTCTCTGTTATGCTCATTAGATTACACAGGTAATCGAAGCAAAACAGCTAATCAACCTTCAGTCGGAGTCAGCAGTTCAGacaatgcttctttgaactcGAATACAGTACCAGACTCCGCTGCAAGTCTAGAAGAAGTATACTGGAAAGGACTTGAAGAAACCGTCGGTGCAACCTGGTCCTTTAGCTCATTTGACAAGGACCTCTTAGTGACCAGCAAACGTACTGTGCTCAGTAAGATCATCAACAGGGTGTCTGTCCCCACACTGCTGCTTGGGGCATGCCGCATTCTTCTACTGGGTGGAATCTGTGCTGCCGGTATAGGCTATGTTGGTTGCTTTGGTCTTATCCAGTCTAAGGCCAGCAACTTGAATGATACCCGCGGTCCAGGGATTTGGCTTGCAGTAGAGGCGGCCTTGTGCGTCGTCCGTCTAGCCGTATGGGCTTCCAATCCCCTCTTTGACGATCCTCCGCCTCCAATTGCCATtcagaagaaagaagacaGGGCAAAGGTTACCTATGAAATTGGGTGGACACTGGGGGATGTGACTGTTGATAGCATGCATGCTGTCATTATTGGAATTAATAAGACTGAGTTCGTCGGCGAGGTTAATgagctttcttttgcggaaAGCGACGCAGAATCGGTTGCAGACTTCCTCAAGAACAGCTTTGCGGTACCCAATCACCAGGTAAAACTGCTGCTACATGCAAGTTCCAGAGACATTGAGGACGCTCTTCAAGATCTAGCGACGGATCGGAACATAGGACTCGGCGCATCCATTGTTATCTATCTCGCGTGTCACACCAAGTTCTCGAAAGCGGGAGAGGGGGAAGAGGACTCCCTGGTGTTTGTCACCACAGATTTCACCGCAAGCCGACCCGAGTCGGGACTTGATTACAAAAGACTGCTTCAATTAATCCAAAACATATCCGATAATAAGGGAAATAATATAGTAAGTCATCAATCTGCGCAAATCCATTATCAAATTATTAGACGAATAACTATCTTGAAGACAGTTATTTTAGACACATGCCATGCTGGTCGATTTGGGAGACATTCCGAACATGATACTACTAGATCTCAAACCCCCCCTTTCCCGACTCGTAGGCCCAAGCCCACAGAACCAGTGAACGAAAACGAGAACCAAACGCAACTGGCGGACACATCCAAAGAAATCAACCACACCAGTCGTAAGCTATCAAGAGCAATGCCAATAAGGAGAGAGATGGAAAAAACGACTATTAGTACGTATTCATCCTTCGCAAAATCACCCACTACCAAAGCCCCCACTGCAGCATTTCTAACCCTGCGCTAAATCTTAATTGAACTCCAGAATACCTCATCGGATACCCATCACATGTGCTCATGGCGGCCTCATCAGAAAGTCAGCCTGCGTTAGAAATGCACAGACATCCATCAGACCCAAAGTCACAACACGAGGGTGGTCTGTTCACCGGCGCCCTGTTGCACCACCTTGGCAAAATGACGAGCGCGCAGGCCAAGCACACAACCTACCGCACCCTCATCGACGATATCCGCAGGGACCTTGAAAACAGAAATATGTAAGTTTGTTATTCCTCGACCTATGATTCGACGCAAAGTGAAGAAATGGTTTGTTGTGCTTTTGTTACTAGTCAGATGCAGACCCCAATTGTGTCGGGGATTTATCAGAATAGACTTCTTTTCAATGGGCTGCTTGCGAATAAGCGGACTTATGACGATGCTTCCCCGGAAGAGGGTAGTATTATATTTATCACGGCTGGTTCAGCCACGGCAGAAAATGACCCTGATTCTCCTGGAAAGGCCGAAGCCTGAGGAAGGGCGCCTTGATACACTTGCAGGAAAGCGAAACGGATGCGAGGAAAGTGGAATGGGAACAGTAACTCGAGCCGTAACAATAAACAAAACAGTTCCCTAGATTAGTTGGAAACATAGGAAGTAGTTTTGAGATTATTGCTTTACTAGCTGTTGTCGATCCCAATCGATTTTTGAAAGCTATCACGGGCGCTTAAGGTGTGCGAGCAGACCAGGAAATGATCCCAACTAAATTTCTTAGCCACAGATGGCACCGGAGAATGTTGGGTTGAAACTTGAAAGCAACCGTAGTCTTCTTGCTAATTACAGCATGTAAAAACCGTTCAGCTCTAACGCTCGCGAAGGTTCGAACTCCGCCTACATATCGCTGTCGCGAGTTACTACACAACCAAGGAAATGGCGAAAACCAACAAAAGATGCCAAGAAAAAAGCAATATAagcgaatttttttttcgcattGTACTGTACTGTACTCAAACTCGTAATACATTCGTACAATCCCTATTCACCTCCACCTCTTTCATATGAATCTACATACACAGAcaaccgcaaccgcaacTGAGGGAATGCAAGAATGGATCTACTCctcgtcatcctcatcaCCCGACACCTCGGCGTTCTCCTGGCCAGCTTTGGCCATGAGCTGCGCGAGATCGTGTTCTTCCGTTTCGGAAACGGCTTTGGGCTGTCAAAAAGTGAGTTGGAAAGATGTCAGATGAATTTTACGGAgatataaaataaaataaaagtGCAGTGGGAAAAGTGATAGACGGAGGGGGATACGTGGAAATAATATGGGGAAGGAAGGGAACGTACCTTCATCTTCACAATCAGGCTTCCGCCCTGCGCCTCGATTGAGCCTTGGATAGACTCGATAGCGCGTTCCAGCCGCTCCACCGCGGCATACTGtaatcaaatcaaatcaaaaaaaaagtcagtaACCACATTAACATAATCGACGAATTGTGATATATAAATTCCAAAAAAACCGGACGAACCTTATCAGTTGCGTTCGTGCTGAGGACGTACAGCGGCGGCGCGACGAGTTTGGCTTTGATCGGCACGGCGTCTGTGCTCTGCTTCTCGCCCTTGCGCAGCGCACGCTTGATGGCGTCGATCCCTGCGGGCGTGTAGCATGTGAGCTCGATGTCGGCACGCAGTTTGATGGGCTGTGGTGTGAGGCGGCGCGCGATGGTGGCGAGCAGGATTTGAAGGGTTGATGGGGAGAGGGGCGGGGAGAGGTGTGCGAAGACTGTGTTGGGTTCGCTagggaggggaaggagtTAGTACAGTTTGGAGACAGTTATGGTTTGTGATCGTATGATGTGGTGTATGAAACGATCTGGCAATAAGAGGGAGAAGACTCACGTCAGAGCCAGTTTGAACGCATCGTAGGGGTGGCCATAGATCTTGCCGAGCGGCCATGCGACCTGATCGTACAGCTGCTCGAGCTTCTCGTCCTCGTTGCCCCCTGGCCCACCAGCATCATGCTCCGCCGGCGCCACACCGCCGTCCTCTTCCTGCGCGGCCTGGCGCGCCTTGCGTGCGCTGCGCTtgctctccttctccttttccgcGGAGGCCGGGGTGGGAGGCGGGGCGTCGGCGGTGGGGGAAGCAGCGTCGGAGGAGGAGCCGTAGAGAGATGGGATCTTGGATGCGACGTGGCGCAGGATGGAGGCGACGGTTTTGGATTTGAGGTAGCGCTCTTCGCACTTGACGATGTCTTCTGCGTTGACACGGCGTTTGGAGAGATCAATGTATCCTGTGTGGGTTTTTTGTATGTTTCGTCGGGTTTGTATTTGGTTTTGTGATTGAATATATTTTGTTTAGGGTGGAAGCGAacaaaagaagaggaaaagatAGAGATCAGTGGGTGGTTTGGAGAAATGAAAGTGTAACGCACCCTTTTCTTTATCAACACGGagaacgacgacgacttcgTTTCTGCCTACACGGATGAGTTTCTGCACGGAACGGATGCGACGACGGGAAAGCTCAGAGAGGAGAATCATTCCCTCTGTGTTGTCGTATTCGAGCTGTTCATTTCACAATCAATACCATGGCTTCGATTTGCACCGTAATTTTTTTCACAGCAGCGGCCAAGGGACCAGACGCACCAGCTTGACGTAGGCGCCCATCTCCGCAATCTGGCGGACCTGGACCATGACGAGCTCGTCGACCTCGGGGTACCTTTGTTCGTAGTACCGCATTGTGGATTGTGTTGGATGGGATGTAAGATGAGATGCTGGGCCAAAAGATTATCGCCCAGACCGAAATCTGCGCTGACCCTAACCCTAAGTTGACAAACACGGACTTGTCATCATCGATGAAATCAACGCTATTTCAGGAGCGTCGCAGTCTATTCGTGCTCGCTCGCTCGGACATTTATGTATACGTGGAAAGCGGAATACGCAGAAAGAAAGGATATCCACATGTACAGCGACACTTGTGGGCAAGAAGCAGCCATTTCGGATCTACAGAGGGCGACTGCGCAGAGCGAAGACGAGGACAGACGCGTGCCCGGGGATAAGAATACAGAAGAGAGTACCTATGACCATATAATACATTTTTACAGGACATTTCCCGAGAAAAACAGAATAAAGCGAGGTCAGGAGGGGCGGCGGCGACATACTGGGGGACGCTTACGTGATTGGCACGTGCCCTTTTGTCAGTTTTGCAGTCTTTTCTTGGCGGGGCTAATACTACGACCACTGAACTCTGACCACAACGACCACGATGCCTGCAGACCACGACGACAGGGACTACGACAGAGACCGcgacagagacagagacagggacagggataCAGACCGCACTGACAGGGCCTCTAAGCAAAAGCCAGCAGCCGTCTCAAAAAGTATCTCTTTTCTTGTTGTCTCCCGAGTACCCAATATCTCACATCTGCGCTCTCTCCAGGCAAGGATCTATCGCATGTGCCCTGCAAATTTTTCAAGGTCGGTGGATGCACTGCTGGATCCTCGTGTCCCTTCTCCCATTCTGCGGTAGAGCCAGGGGGCCAGAAGGAGACCTGTACCTGGTTCGTCAAGGGCAACTGCAAGTTTGGCCACAAGTGCGCTCTTGCACACGTCCTCCCCGGGCAGAGCATGGCTATGGACAGGAAGAACAAGAAGGCCGCACAACATGCTGCTGCAGCGGCTGCAGCATCgggcaccaccaccaccacaagcGCAGGATCAGGATCTCATGGCAGCGATAAGGGCGCCAAGTcgggcagcggcggcgggcGGGTCAAGCGCGATTCCTCGACGGCCAGTGGAGGCGGAAACCGTCTCAGCCTCCTCGCTGGAGGTGCGACTGCACCCACCCGCGACGTTAACCCTGCCTCCGGATCATCTTCGTCTGGCCGCCCTCCAATGAGTATGGCACTCAAGGCATCCATCTCGCCCTCTGCACCCGCCCCGCCACTCAAGGACACCGACTTTTTTGCCCCGCTCGAGGAGATGGAGGGGATCTCGTCGAAAGCtcaggagaaggaggataagGATAAAAAGGCGTCGGGGGCCACGACGACTCCTGATGAAGACTCTGCCACCTCGGACGACCAAAAACAAGCTACTACAGCTGCTGGAGACACATCTGCCGCATCTGTACCACTCCCACCTTCTGCCCCTCGGCCCTCTACCACCACCCAAGCCGCAGCTGTCGACTTTGGTCCGATAGGCTCGCCGCCAAACTACCGCGCCGGTCAACCCATCTCTCCCTCCCGCGCCTCTAACACTAACAACTTCTCCCCTGGCACCTCACCTCGtgcatatggacaacatCTCAACGGGATCACCATCAGCTCTTCCCCATCCACTAATGCCAACGCCAATACCAACAGTAATAATAACCTCGGTTTCCTTTCGTCATCACCTTTCTCTGCCCCTGGCACACAAAGTGTGTTCCTCACCACGGGATCGTCTTCTTATGCCGGTGGCGGAATGGGT is a window from the Psilocybe cubensis strain MGC-MH-2018 chromosome 8, whole genome shotgun sequence genome containing:
- a CDS encoding mRNA splicing protein smd1, with the translated sequence MKLVRFLMKLNNETVTIELKNGSVVHGTITGVDMQMNTYLKTVKMTTRNRDPVSLDSLSIRGNNIRYFILPDALPLDTLLVDDAPKPKGRKKEDIRGRGRGRGGDRGRGRGGGGRGGRGRGRGF
- a CDS encoding Eukaryotic translation initiation factor 2 subunit alpha — protein: MRYYEQRYPEVDELVMVQVRQIAEMGAYVKLLEYDNTEGMILLSELSRRRIRSVQKLIRVGRNEVVVVLRVDKEKGYIDLSKRRVNAEDIVKCEERYLKSKTVASILRHVASKIPSLYGSSSDAASPTADAPPPTPASAEKEKESKRSARKARQAAQEEDGGVAPAEHDAGGPGGNEDEKLEQLYDQVAWPLGKIYGHPYDAFKLALTEPNTVFAHLSPPLSPSTLQILLATIARRLTPQPIKLRADIELTCYTPAGIDAIKRALRKGEKQSTDAVPIKAKLVAPPLYVLSTNATDKYAAVERLERAIESIQGSIEAQGGSLIVKMKPKAVSETEEHDLAQLMAKAGQENAEVSGDEDDEE